AATAAAAACGTAAGAAGATCTGAATGGCAAAGTGACTTAAGTGCTACTTAGGTCGTTTTttggggtgtctgtactttactttactatttatatttttgacagcttttactttactacattcctaaagaaaataatgtactttttactccatacattttctctgataCCTGAAAGTAATCATTACATTTAGACAGGAAAttatccaattcacacacttatcaagagaacattgtTTGTCAttgctactgcctctgatctggcagaccaCCTAAACAGAAATGCCACATTTGTAAATtaatgagtgttggagtgtgcctctggctatctgtaaataaaacaatatttaaaaattgtgccatctggtttgcataatataaggaatttgaaattattaataCTTTAACTTTTACTTCTGATGCtaaagtatatttcaaaccaaatacttttagacttttactcaagtagtattttactgggtgacttttacttttctattaaggtatctttacttctactcaagtatgacatttgagtactttttccaccactgtaaagTCTGGACTATGACGTGTGTCATTCACACTTACAGAGCTGTCCCTGAAGTGTTCATCAGAATCAACAACCCAGGCGTCCACAACATGTCTATATAAACACAAGTCATCCCAATCAAACATCCCATCAACGTCCACATGAGCACCCCCACCTTCAGAcagatttcctcctcttgccGAAGACATTGTTGATAAGCTTGGCCATGGACTTAGAACCACTGTAGCGGCGGCGGTCGGCCTGGTACTTCAGGTGATCCATGACGTGGCGGATGAGCTTGGTGAAGAGGTTGGATATCTCCAGGTAGTCCTCTGCTGCAGACACCTCCTGGAAGTGGCATCTGTGCTCCTGAGCCAAGGCACGGCCCTCCTCCTCAAACACCTGACGGGCGTGGCACAGGTCCTGCTTGTTCCCCACCAGGCAGATTGGGATGTCCATcttgtccatctctctgtccaaaaCAGGCACGGTCAAAAATCTCCCTTAAACGTTCCTTAAAATGGCCATAAACTTTATCAAAATATGTGTTT
The sequence above is a segment of the Salvelinus alpinus chromosome 33, SLU_Salpinus.1, whole genome shotgun sequence genome. Coding sequences within it:
- the LOC139562813 gene encoding ras-related and estrogen-regulated growth inhibitor-like protein isoform X2, which gives rise to MNDIKLALLGSEGAGKSDSLYRKRLSIEGRLLHLEVFDPCSQSGESRCILEEPVEWAYGFIVVYNISDRTSFLNAQNILCQIKEARGESCKGEMDKMDIPICLVGNKQDLCHARQVFEEEGRALAQEHRCHFQEVSAAEDYLEISNLFTKLIRHVMDHLKYQADRRRYSGSKSMAKLINNVFGKRRKSV